The following coding sequences lie in one Calditrichota bacterium genomic window:
- a CDS encoding family 43 glycosylhydrolase yields MERLTGISTRLTCCCLLALSFSCGEQFARTARNPILPGFHPDPSVCRVGDDYYLVHSSFEYFPGIPVHHSKDLVHWRLIGYVLTRKSQLNLDGVRASGGIYAPTIRYHEGLFYVVTTCVDCGGNFYVTAKDPAGPWSDPVWLDQEGIDPSLFFDEDGTAYYCRQHGGRHGHILQRTAD; encoded by the coding sequence ATGGAGCGGCTTACGGGAATCTCCACTCGCCTCACCTGCTGTTGTCTGTTGGCTCTATCATTCTCCTGTGGCGAGCAGTTTGCGCGTACTGCCCGCAATCCCATCCTGCCCGGGTTTCATCCCGATCCCAGCGTTTGTCGTGTGGGAGACGACTATTACCTGGTACACAGCTCGTTCGAGTATTTCCCCGGCATACCGGTGCATCACAGCAAGGACCTGGTGCACTGGCGCCTCATTGGATACGTCCTCACCAGGAAGAGCCAGCTCAATCTCGACGGAGTGAGAGCCTCAGGTGGGATCTATGCTCCCACCATCCGGTACCACGAGGGGCTCTTCTACGTGGTAACCACCTGCGTAGACTGCGGAGGCAACTTCTACGTGACGGCCAAGGACCCGGCCGGACCCTGGTCGGACCCAGTGTGGCTTGACCAGGAGGGTATTGATCCTTCGCTCTTCTTCGACGAAGACGGGACGGCCTACTACTGTCGCCAACACGGTGGACGCCACGGCCACATTCTGCAGCGAACCGCAGACC
- a CDS encoding LacI family DNA-binding transcriptional regulator, with product MERVTIEDVAKRAGVSKGTVSAVINGRNTVRAETREHVLKVMKELNFRPRGVARNLKNGELDKSIGIIIKDLSYPFYTTIALGAREYANRRGYSVVVTSSENDHECEKKYTHLFSAKDIKGAIIAPLVEGTAEIEHLFKLKMLNYPFVLLEDVKGIQANVVAIDNIKAIKKAVKYLIEIGHTKIVHFAGPPQSSHTHERIDGFRQAFSESPLVFREDMVVSIGSRHEESYGNTLRYFKSRQPHEYPTAIVCFNDQQALAVMTALRELNIRVPDDISIVGNDDIYYASLYPVPLTTIRAPQYEIGRKAAEILIRNIESPTALPPERVVLETDFIVRESTKPLRA from the coding sequence ATGGAAAGAGTGACAATTGAGGACGTTGCCAAGCGGGCGGGAGTGTCGAAGGGAACCGTCTCTGCGGTCATCAATGGCAGGAATACTGTTCGCGCGGAGACCAGGGAGCACGTCCTCAAGGTGATGAAGGAGCTGAACTTCCGCCCCCGCGGTGTGGCTAGGAACCTGAAGAACGGTGAACTGGACAAGAGCATTGGCATCATCATTAAGGACTTGAGCTATCCCTTCTACACCACCATAGCCTTGGGCGCCAGGGAGTACGCAAACCGCAGGGGATACTCTGTGGTGGTCACCAGCTCGGAGAACGACCACGAATGCGAGAAGAAGTACACGCACCTCTTTTCTGCAAAGGACATCAAGGGGGCGATCATTGCGCCCTTGGTCGAAGGGACTGCAGAAATTGAGCACCTGTTCAAGTTGAAAATGCTCAATTACCCCTTCGTGCTTCTGGAGGACGTTAAGGGCATTCAGGCGAACGTGGTGGCCATTGACAATATCAAGGCCATCAAGAAAGCCGTGAAGTACCTGATCGAGATCGGCCACACGAAGATCGTCCACTTTGCCGGACCCCCGCAGTCGTCTCATACGCACGAGCGGATTGACGGCTTCCGCCAAGCGTTCAGCGAGAGCCCGTTGGTTTTTCGTGAAGACATGGTCGTTTCCATCGGGTCACGACACGAGGAGAGTTACGGCAACACCCTCCGCTATTTCAAGAGTCGGCAACCCCACGAGTATCCCACAGCTATAGTCTGTTTTAACGACCAGCAGGCACTCGCGGTGATGACCGCCCTGCGCGAACTGAATATCCGTGTGCCAGATGACATCTCAATCGTCGGCAACGATGACATCTACTACGCCAGCCTCTACCCGGTCCCGCTGACCACGATCAGGGCACCGCAGTACGAGATAGGGAGAAAGGCGGCTGAGATCCTCATACGCAACATCGAGTCGCCAACGGCATTGCCACCCGAGAGAGTGGTGCTCGAAACGGATTTCATCGTCAGGGAATCCACAAAGCCGCTTCGTGCGTAG